The DNA sequence GGGTACCTCCATCGGGCCGTGCATCACCTGGCCGCCGCCCTTCTTCACGCGCGCGAGCGCGGCGTCGAGGTCGTCGACCTTGACGTAGTAGAGCCAGTGCGGCGGCGCCGGGTAGTCCTTGGGTTTCGTTGCCATGCCGCCCAAGGTGCGGCCGCCCTTGCCGTACATCTGGTAGGTCCCCATTGGGGACGGGACGGCGTCGGTCTTCTGCCAGCCGAAGAGCTGCGAGTAGAAGCGAAACGCCGTCTCCCGCTCGCCGGCCATGAGCTCGTGCCATGAGAAGTGGCCGTTCGTTGCCTCCGCCGGCCGCGGCATTTCGGGGCCTGAGCCCTTGAGGAGCGCGATCACGGCGCCCTGGGGGTCGGCGATGACGCTGAAGCGGCCGACCTTCGGGATGTCCTGAGGCGGCACGTGCGTCTTCGCGCCCAGCGACTCCGCCTTCTTCGTGAGCGCGTCGACGTCGTCCGCAGCCACGTAGGCTATCCAGTGCGGCGGGGCGCCCATCTTCCTGGCCTCGTCGGGCAGCATCATCACGCCGCCGACCGGGGTCTCGCCCGCCGTCCACATCACGTAGCTCTCACCGAATCGCTGCGTGCCCCAGCCGATCACGTCCTTGTAGAACTTGATCGCGCCCTGCACGTCGCTCGTGTCCAGCTCGTACCAGACGAAATTCCCCTGCGAGTCGCTCATGAGTTCTCTCCTTTCCTCCTGTTGGTGTTCTCGGGAGTCCTAGTCGTCACCGTCCCTTTTGAGCTCCTTTCCCCTGGCGAGACGAGTCTTTTGCCGGC is a window from the Deltaproteobacteria bacterium genome containing:
- a CDS encoding VOC family protein, which translates into the protein MSDSQGNFVWYELDTSDVQGAIKFYKDVIGWGTQRFGESYVMWTAGETPVGGVMMLPDEARKMGAPPHWIAYVAADDVDALTKKAESLGAKTHVPPQDIPKVGRFSVIADPQGAVIALLKGSGPEMPRPAEATNGHFSWHELMAGERETAFRFYSQLFGWQKTDAVPSPMGTYQMYGKGGRTLGGMATKPKDYPAPPHWLYYVKVDDLDAALARVKKGGGQVMHGPMEVPGGDRVAQCMDPQRAAFALHGK